One part of the Candidatus Omnitrophota bacterium genome encodes these proteins:
- a CDS encoding radical SAM protein: MLPLYLKNRDKITKKLEYLKERLSPCQLCPRKCRAKRAEGEKGFCGGGEKATVASYFPHFGEEKCLVGEHGSGTIFFTHCNLKCVFCQNYEISHLGEGKEISSQELAKIMLFLQKLECHNINLVTPTHFVPQILEALTFAIEEGLTIPLVYNCGGYESEEVIDILEGIIDIYMPDTKFYSSQISQELSSCSDYFENLKKILKKMHGQVGNLIIENGVAQRGLLIRHLVMPNQTKETKEIMKFIAGNISSESYVNIMSQYTPCGEAHHFPHIGRAITRDEYLEAREIALSLGIKRLD, translated from the coding sequence ATGCTCCCTCTATATCTCAAGAATAGAGACAAAATAACGAAGAAATTAGAATATTTAAAAGAAAGGTTATCCCCCTGTCAACTTTGTCCTCGCAAATGTCGAGCTAAACGTGCCGAAGGAGAAAAGGGATTCTGTGGAGGTGGAGAAAAAGCAACTGTCGCTTCTTATTTCCCCCATTTTGGTGAAGAAAAATGTCTAGTAGGTGAACACGGTTCAGGAACAATATTTTTTACACACTGCAACCTTAAGTGTGTCTTCTGCCAGAATTATGAGATAAGTCACTTAGGCGAGGGAAAAGAAATCTCTTCTCAAGAATTAGCTAAAATTATGCTCTTCTTACAAAAACTTGAATGCCATAATATAAATTTGGTCACTCCAACACATTTTGTTCCACAGATTTTAGAAGCCTTAACTTTTGCCATAGAAGAAGGACTCACAATCCCTTTGGTTTATAACTGTGGAGGGTACGAATCGGAAGAGGTTATCGATATTTTAGAAGGCATCATTGACATCTATATGCCCGATACAAAATTTTATTCTTCTCAGATATCCCAAGAATTATCCTCCTGTAGTGATTATTTTGAAAATTTAAAAAAAATTCTTAAAAAAATGCATGGCCAAGTGGGGAATTTAATTATAGAAAATGGTGTTGCCCAGCGAGGTTTACTTATTAGACACCTGGTAATGCCTAATCAAACGAAAGAAACAAAAGAGATTATGAAATTTATTGCTGGAAATATATCTTCTGAGAGTTATGTAAACATTATGTCCCAATATACTCCTTGTGGAGAAGCACATCACTTCCCTCATATAGGCAGAGCAATAACGAGGGATGAATATTTAGAAGCACGCGAGATTGCTCTTTCATTAGGGATAAAACGACTGGACTAA